In Planctomycetaceae bacterium, a single genomic region encodes these proteins:
- a CDS encoding deoxyribodipyrimidine photo-lyase, with protein sequence MARTKPRVDINPLRLAWLNRKETRRGRYVLYWMQASQRERFNHALEYAAARANELSLPLVAAFALTADFPDANLRHYSFMLQGLADTSAALARRGVQLVVRAGSPAEVIPELAAEAAELVTDVGYLRVQRAWRRKVTSRTSCRCVQVESDVVVPVRVAYPKEAVGARVIRGPIQRLLGEYLAPLRRVAVAKDSLALRLGGLDAARWQDVLAGMKIDRSVARVEREGGTTAALRQWRSFLRGGLAQYHEARNDPSLDGGSHMSAYLHFGQLSPLELALDVLAADAPAKAKDAYLEQLIVRRELSMNFTHYNRRYDAFAALPAWTRATLAAHRHDKRPYLYTAAQLEAADTHDRYWNAAQRQMVRTGYMHNTMRMYWGKKILEWTPQPEKAFRTILHLNNKYFLDGRDPNGFAGVAWCFGKHDRPWAQRPVFGLVRYMNERGLERKYQMEPYADKFS encoded by the coding sequence ATGGCCCGAACAAAGCCCAGAGTCGATATCAACCCTCTGCGACTTGCGTGGCTGAACCGCAAGGAAACCCGCCGCGGCCGCTATGTGCTGTATTGGATGCAGGCGTCGCAGCGCGAGCGGTTCAACCATGCCTTGGAATACGCCGCCGCGCGGGCCAATGAGCTTTCCCTGCCGCTTGTGGCCGCCTTCGCGCTGACGGCTGACTTTCCTGACGCCAATCTGCGCCACTACAGCTTTATGCTTCAGGGCCTGGCCGATACGTCCGCAGCGCTCGCCCGGCGCGGCGTGCAGCTTGTCGTCCGGGCCGGTTCACCGGCGGAGGTGATACCTGAGTTGGCCGCCGAGGCCGCCGAGCTTGTCACGGATGTCGGTTATCTGCGCGTCCAGCGCGCGTGGCGGCGGAAAGTGACCTCGCGGACGTCCTGCCGGTGCGTGCAGGTCGAAAGCGACGTGGTGGTGCCGGTGCGCGTCGCCTACCCGAAGGAAGCGGTGGGCGCACGGGTGATTCGCGGGCCCATCCAGCGGCTGTTGGGCGAGTATCTCGCGCCGCTGCGCCGCGTGGCGGTGGCGAAGGACTCGCTGGCCCTGCGACTGGGCGGGCTGGACGCGGCTCGCTGGCAGGACGTATTGGCCGGTATGAAGATCGACCGCAGCGTGGCGCGGGTGGAGCGCGAAGGCGGCACGACGGCCGCCCTGCGGCAGTGGCGGTCGTTCCTTCGAGGCGGTCTGGCGCAATACCACGAGGCCCGAAATGATCCCAGCCTCGACGGCGGCTCGCACATGAGCGCCTACCTGCACTTCGGGCAGCTCTCGCCGCTGGAACTGGCTTTGGACGTTCTCGCCGCCGACGCCCCTGCCAAGGCCAAAGACGCTTACCTGGAGCAACTGATCGTCCGGCGCGAGCTGAGCATGAACTTCACGCACTACAACCGCCGCTACGATGCCTTCGCTGCCCTGCCCGCCTGGACCCGCGCGACTCTGGCTGCCCATCGCCACGACAAACGCCCGTACCTTTATACCGCGGCGCAGCTCGAAGCCGCCGACACGCACGACCGGTACTGGAATGCCGCCCAGAGGCAGATGGTCCGGACGGGCTACATGCATAACACCATGCGGATGTACTGGGGGAAGAAGATCCTGGAATGGACGCCCCAGCCGGAAAAGGCCTTTCGGACGATCCTGCACCTCAATAACAAGTATTTCCTCGATGGGCGCGACCCAAACGGCTTTGCCGGCGTCGCCTGGTGTTTCGGCAAACATGACCGCCCCTGGGCCCAGCGGCCGGTTTTCGGCCTCGTGCGGTACATGAACGAACGCGGACTGGAACGAAAGTACCAAATGGAACCCTACGCTGACAAGTTCTCGTGA